AAGAGGGTGGCGAGGCGTTCTTCGAGCCGCTGCGTGCCGCGGCCGAACGGCTGGATGTCGAGGTTGCCGCAGTCGGGGCAGGCGCGCGGGATGGGCGCTTCGAGGCCGCAGTGATGGCAGCGTAGCCGCCGGTCCGCCAGATGCAGCACCAGATTCGCCGCGCAACGCCGGCAGCGCGAGATCCAGCCGCAGGCCGGACAGGCGAGCACCGGGGCATAGCCCCGCCGGTTGAGGAAGACCAGGCTCTGCTCGCGCCGATGCAAGCGAACGCTCAGCGCCTCGATCAGCTCCTGGCTCAGGCCGTCCTGCAGTGTCTGCTTGCGTGTATCGACGGTGACGACCGTGGGCAGCTCGGCAGCGGCGAATGCACGCTCGGGCAGCGCGAGCAGGGTGTAACGGCCGCTCATCGCGTGGTAGAAGGTTTCGAGCGACGGAGTGGCCGAGCCCAGCACGATCGGCACGTTCCTTAGCCGGGCGCGCCAGATCGCCACGTCGCGCGCCGAATAGCGCAGCCCTTCCTGCTGCTTGAACGAAGCGTCGTGTTCTTCATCGACGACGATCAAACCGAGCCGCGGCAGCGGCATGAACACGGCGAGCCGTGTGCCGAGCACGATGTCGGCCTCGCCCGTGAGCGCGGCGAGGAAGGCACGGGCGCGCGCGGCATCACTGACGCCACTGTGGGCGGCGACGATCCGCGCTGCCGGAAAACGGTCGCGCACGCGGCCTTCGAGCTGCGGTGTGAGCGCGATTTCCGGCACCAGCATCAACGCCTGGCCGCCCTTGGCCAGTACCGCCTCGATCGCGCGCAGGTAGACCTCGGTCTTGCCGCTGCCGGTCACCCCGTGCAACAGGAAGGTCGCGAAGCCCGTGGCGCCGCCGATCGCATCGATCGCAGCCTGCTGGTCGGCGGTCGGGTCGTAGCCGGCCGGGGATGCCGTCTTTCCAGCGCCGACTTTCGGCTTCGGCTCGCGCGGTCGTTTGCCGCGGCGCATCAGCGGCGGCAGCGCGAACGCCATCACCTGACCGAGCGGATGGTGGTAGTACTGGGCGCAAAATCGGCACAGCTCGAGCCATTCCTGCGGCAGCACCGGCAAGGTGGCAACGGGTTCGGCGGTCTTGAGCCTTTCCACCGGCTGATCGCTATGCGCGATTTCGCCAACCACCACGCCGATCTTGCTGGGCTTGCCAGAGGAGCCGAAGGGGACTTTGACCAGCCTTCCGGCAGGATCGCCCGCGCCTTCGAGACGGTAATCGAACAGCCGGGGCACCGGCAGATCGAGGGCGACCTGGACCAGCCTCACTTAGCGAAGCTCCTTCGAGAAAAACTACGCAATCGCCTTCAATCGATTGCTTGGAAAGCTTTTTTTCATCCCCAGCCCAGCCTGTGGATAATTTTGTGAACAACTCCTGGCGAAAACGGCCGGAGAGCCGCCTTAGCCCACCAAAGCCATAGATTTCATACGCATGGAATGTTATTTCTCATTTATTATCATTAAGTTATCTTGAACGTACTCTTCGCCGAGCGAAAAACCGCTGGCAAATCATGGGGATCGTGATTCTGTGCATAACTCGGCTCCCGTGATTGCCGGAAAGCCCGTCAGCCGGGGTTTCGCGGCGGGTGGTCACTCAGATTGCCGGCGGGAAGTGGGTTCCCGCCCACCTCATTTCCGGACGTAGCGGTGAACGGTTTCGACCAGCACTGCGACATTGTCCGGCGGGGTGTGCTGATGGATGCCGTGGCCCAGGTTGAAAACGTGGCCAGTCATCCCGCCGCCAAAGCTTTCCAGCACTCGTGTCGCCTCACGGGCGACGGCTTCGGGTGAGGCGAACAGCGCGATCGGGTCCATGTTGCCTTGCAGCGCCACCTTCTCGCCGACACGGTGGCGCGCCTCGCCCAGATGGGTCGTCCAATCCAGACCCACCGCATCGCAGCCGCAAGCGGCGATCGCTTCGAGCCACTGACCGCCGCCTTTCGTGAACACGATACAGGGCACCCGCTCGCCATCGCGGGTCTTTGTCAAGCCCTCGATCACGCGCTCGATGTAGGCGAGCGAGAACTCGCGGAATGCGGCATGCGACAGCGCGCCGCCCCAGGTGTCGAAAATCTGCACTGCCTGGACACCGCATTCGATCTGGGCGTTCAGATAGCGCGTCACCGCCTCGGCATTCACCTCGAGGACGCGATGCAACAGATCCGGACGGTCATAGAGCATCGTCTTGACGGTACGAAAATCGTCCGAAGAGCCGCCTTCGACCATGTAACAGGCGAGCGTGAACGGCGAGCCGGAAAAGCCGATCAGCGGCACGCTGTTATTGAGCGCGCGGCGAATCTCGGCCACTGCGTCGAGCACATAGCGCAGGTGATCGTAGGGATCCGGGGCGGCCAAGTCGCGGATCGCCCATTCCTCGCGCAAGGGTCGCTCGAACTTCGGGCCTTCGCCATCGGAAAAATATAGTCCCAGACCCATCGCGTCGGGAATGGTGAGGATGTCCGAAAACAGGATCGCCGCATCCAGATCGTAGCGCGCCAGCGGTTGCAGGGTCACTTCGCAGGCGAGACTGGGCGTCTTGCACAATTCCAGAAAGCTGCCGGCACGCTTGCGGGTTTCGCAATACTCGGGCAGATAACGTCCCGCCTGGCGCATCAGCCACACGGGGGTGCGGGTGGTGGGTTCGCGCAGCAGGGCGCGCAGAAAATCGTCGTTTTCGGGACGGGCCATTTCGAAAATCCCCTATGGAGAAATCGAATTATCGCATGCTGGTCTTGCCGAAATCGCGGACAATGCGGAGCATGCAGCGGCGTGAGAAAGGGAAGCTTCCATGGCAACCAGACAGATCGGCATCCTGACCGCCGGCGGCGACAGCCCCGGCCTGAACGCAGCGATCCGCGGTGTCGGCAAGGCGGCGATGGGTTATTACAAAATGCACCTGATCGGCTTTCGCGACGGCTTCCGCGGCCTGATGGAAAACCGCACGATGGCGCTCGACGGCGGCCAGCTCTCCGGCATCCTCACGCTCGGCGGCACGATCCTCGGCACCAGCCGCGACAAGCCGCACAAGATGCCGGTCGGCGGCAAGATGCTGGACATGACCGATGCGATCGTCGCCAACTATCATGAGCATCACCTCGACTGCCTCGTCTGCCTGGGCGGCGGCGGCACATTGAAAAATGCGCTGCGCCTCAAGAAACGGGGCCTCAATGTGATCAACCTGCCGAAGACCATCGACAACGACGTCTGGGGCACCGATACCACCTTCGGCTTCGATACCGCGCTTTCCATCGCCACCGAGTGCATCGACCGCCTGCACAGCACCGCGCACAGCCATCACCGCATCATCGTCGTCGAGATCATGGGGCATCGTGCCGGCTGGCTGGCGCTCGGCGCCGGTATCGCCGGCGGCGCCGACGTGATCCTGATCCCGGAGATCCCCTACGAGGTCGACAGCATCGCCGAGGCGATCCGCGAGCGGGTCAATGGAGGCAAGCCTTTCTCGATCGTCGCGGTCGCCGAGGGCGCGGTCTCGAAGCAGGATCTGGCGGCGATCGCTGCGGCGAAACAGCAGAAGAAGGCCGCCAAGGGGAAGATGAAGAAGGCAGCCAAACTCGCCAGCAAGATGGACGACAGCGAGGCCGATGCCGCCGAGCTGATCTACGCCAGCCGCACGCTCAG
This genomic interval from Sulfuricystis multivorans contains the following:
- a CDS encoding primosomal protein N', which produces MRLVQVALDLPVPRLFDYRLEGAGDPAGRLVKVPFGSSGKPSKIGVVVGEIAHSDQPVERLKTAEPVATLPVLPQEWLELCRFCAQYYHHPLGQVMAFALPPLMRRGKRPREPKPKVGAGKTASPAGYDPTADQQAAIDAIGGATGFATFLLHGVTGSGKTEVYLRAIEAVLAKGGQALMLVPEIALTPQLEGRVRDRFPAARIVAAHSGVSDAARARAFLAALTGEADIVLGTRLAVFMPLPRLGLIVVDEEHDASFKQQEGLRYSARDVAIWRARLRNVPIVLGSATPSLETFYHAMSGRYTLLALPERAFAAAELPTVVTVDTRKQTLQDGLSQELIEALSVRLHRREQSLVFLNRRGYAPVLACPACGWISRCRRCAANLVLHLADRRLRCHHCGLEAPIPRACPDCGNLDIQPFGRGTQRLEERLATLFPDARILRIDRDSADSPKKWQTLLAAIHGGEADILVGTQMLAKGHDFPNLTLVGVVGADAALFAADFRAPERLFAQLMQVGGRCGRHRLPGEVLIQTEYPDHPLYQALIGHDYVSFARQQLDERQAAGFPPFSHQAILRAEAHALDDALAFLKDAVSRAPSLADVTLYDPVPMRLFRLKSRERAQVLIESTSRPRLHAFLDAWLTTLYGFKAPRDLRWHLDVDPAEY
- the hemE gene encoding uroporphyrinogen decarboxylase, with the translated sequence MARPENDDFLRALLREPTTRTPVWLMRQAGRYLPEYCETRKRAGSFLELCKTPSLACEVTLQPLARYDLDAAILFSDILTIPDAMGLGLYFSDGEGPKFERPLREEWAIRDLAAPDPYDHLRYVLDAVAEIRRALNNSVPLIGFSGSPFTLACYMVEGGSSDDFRTVKTMLYDRPDLLHRVLEVNAEAVTRYLNAQIECGVQAVQIFDTWGGALSHAAFREFSLAYIERVIEGLTKTRDGERVPCIVFTKGGGQWLEAIAACGCDAVGLDWTTHLGEARHRVGEKVALQGNMDPIALFASPEAVAREATRVLESFGGGMTGHVFNLGHGIHQHTPPDNVAVLVETVHRYVRK
- a CDS encoding 6-phosphofructokinase, with the translated sequence MATRQIGILTAGGDSPGLNAAIRGVGKAAMGYYKMHLIGFRDGFRGLMENRTMALDGGQLSGILTLGGTILGTSRDKPHKMPVGGKMLDMTDAIVANYHEHHLDCLVCLGGGGTLKNALRLKKRGLNVINLPKTIDNDVWGTDTTFGFDTALSIATECIDRLHSTAHSHHRIIVVEIMGHRAGWLALGAGIAGGADVILIPEIPYEVDSIAEAIRERVNGGKPFSIVAVAEGAVSKQDLAAIAAAKQQKKAAKGKMKKAAKLASKMDDSEADAAELIYASRTLRLARQLEKLTGLEARLTILGHLQRGGTPSAADRILATRLGTAAADLIAKGHYGVLVAARGEGTRPLPIEEVAGKVKTVPPDHPLILSARRVGTNFGD